A single region of the Mycobacteriales bacterium genome encodes:
- a CDS encoding glycosyltransferase family 4 protein, with translation MPGKRAPIGQPDRTRVLVVGQSPPLVGGIASYVGELVSDPTVSGAVDLRTLDTPPAAGTTLGTPTRANITRSLRHVRAVHRAARAVDVVHLNFAAAPLFPMLRATACATAARLAGARVILHVHTGRVAEQCRDPRYRMLMRMAGRACARVVVLTPDDEAALAALGINPVRLRNGVNLARFATPRAAPSVPTLLYAGTLAASKGLLDLRDALRLLADRPGGPPRLQVVVVGDSRQDAPGADARMRRELAGCGVPVEFVGAMPRDDVRRMLTAATALCLPSHSEGAPLSVLEAMAAGVAVVATDVGAVGEMLDGGRAGYLVPARNPRALAAALARACTDETDRARRETCARSRVADRYDLRETLRDVVALYEEVAATPDARRARSRPIPRPTAYGTP, from the coding sequence GTGCCGGGCAAACGGGCACCGATCGGTCAGCCGGACCGGACAAGGGTGCTGGTGGTCGGGCAGTCGCCCCCCCTCGTCGGCGGCATCGCGTCCTACGTGGGAGAGCTGGTCTCCGATCCGACAGTCTCGGGCGCGGTCGACCTGCGGACCCTGGACACACCGCCGGCCGCCGGCACCACGCTGGGCACCCCGACCCGGGCCAACATCACCCGCTCGCTCCGCCACGTCCGTGCGGTGCACCGGGCCGCCCGCGCAGTCGACGTGGTGCACCTGAACTTCGCCGCTGCGCCGCTGTTCCCCATGTTGCGCGCCACGGCCTGCGCCACGGCGGCGCGACTCGCCGGCGCCCGGGTGATCCTGCACGTGCACACGGGCCGGGTGGCCGAGCAGTGCCGCGACCCGCGCTACCGGATGCTGATGCGGATGGCCGGCCGCGCGTGCGCCCGCGTCGTGGTGCTGACTCCCGACGACGAGGCCGCACTGGCCGCGCTGGGCATCAACCCGGTCCGCCTGCGCAACGGAGTCAATCTGGCGCGCTTCGCCACGCCCCGCGCTGCGCCATCCGTGCCCACGCTGCTCTACGCCGGAACGTTGGCGGCGAGCAAAGGGCTGCTCGACCTGCGCGACGCGCTACGCCTGCTCGCCGACCGGCCCGGAGGGCCGCCGCGGCTGCAGGTCGTCGTCGTCGGCGACTCCCGCCAGGACGCTCCGGGCGCCGACGCGCGAATGCGCCGGGAGCTGGCCGGCTGCGGGGTGCCAGTCGAGTTCGTGGGGGCTATGCCGCGCGACGACGTACGCCGGATGCTCACGGCCGCCACCGCCCTGTGCCTGCCGTCTCACTCGGAAGGCGCGCCGCTGTCGGTGCTCGAAGCCATGGCCGCCGGCGTGGCGGTGGTGGCCACCGACGTCGGCGCGGTCGGCGAGATGCTCGACGGCGGCCGCGCCGGCTACCTGGTGCCGGCACGAAACCCGCGGGCACTCGCGGCCGCCCTGGCTCGTGCATGTACCGACGAGACCGACCGGGCCCGCCGCGAGACGTGCGCCCGGTCTCGCGTCGCTGACCGCTACGACCTGCGCGAGACCCTCCGCGACGTCGTCGCACTCTACGAGGAGGTCGCCGCCACGCCCGACGCGAGGCGGGCTCGCAGCCGCCCCATCCCCCGACCCACGGCGTACGGCACGCCGTAG
- a CDS encoding sigma-70 family RNA polymerase sigma factor, with protein sequence MAATRTRHRRRLRRSQVIRLLSQAATGHEIARKELLAEYADLMRTIAEDHRLPPEVVRDVVQTTFAALLTSVRRGEPPDNVGVWLAHSARRTSLLLRATVSGPEPVVDHHLATRLVEHAAPDAPTNDPRLQHVVAQEFRRLTPSSQTLLRLLMHDPPRSYAEISAALDIPTGSIGPTRQRSLAVLRAAVEREMSR encoded by the coding sequence ATGGCGGCAACCCGCACGCGCCACCGCAGGCGCCTGCGCCGCTCGCAGGTGATCCGGCTGCTCAGCCAGGCGGCCACGGGGCACGAGATCGCGCGCAAGGAGCTGCTGGCGGAGTACGCCGACCTCATGCGCACGATTGCGGAAGACCACCGGCTGCCGCCGGAGGTGGTGCGCGACGTCGTTCAGACCACGTTCGCCGCGCTGCTGACCAGCGTGCGCCGGGGCGAGCCCCCGGACAACGTGGGCGTGTGGCTGGCTCATTCGGCCCGGCGGACGTCCCTGCTGCTGCGGGCCACGGTGAGCGGCCCCGAGCCGGTCGTCGACCACCATCTCGCCACCCGCCTCGTCGAGCATGCCGCGCCGGACGCGCCGACGAACGACCCGCGGCTGCAGCACGTCGTCGCCCAGGAGTTCCGTCGACTCACCCCGAGCAGCCAGACGCTGCTGCGGCTGCTGATGCACGACCCGCCCCGCTCCTACGCGGAGATCTCGGCCGCACTCGACATCCCGACCGGGAGCATCGGCCCGACCCGCCAGCGCAGCCTCGCGGTGCTGCGTGCAGCGGTCGAGCGGGAGATGTCACGATGA
- a CDS encoding DNRLRE domain-containing protein: MGAVAHTRFRRAVIIVAVAALIPVMTHVVGNAATGNVGYQGPSYAGVAATHPEAATSDKPESKLWYAGSTWWADMWSTASSQFHIWRYDRANTQWVDTGVALDRRNTSDADTLWDGQHLFVASHVRAADSASNVTGQPAYLYRYSLSNGSWTPDAGYPVAINNVSSESMTIDKDSTGRLWATWTQASKVMLAVSSSPVDGTGTVTWSAPFTPKVTGASNLKPDDISAIVAFAGNKMLVMWSNQNDAAMYYATRNDSTKYPTSWQGGTAVKRPYVADDHINLKSLQSDTTGRVWAAVKTSLGDPTNANGSDPLLNLMLFKPGTGSWTSYTFSTVADNMTRPIVMLDEQNQMVHMFATGPTPDSYYNGAGTIYEKTTSMANPSFAPGFGTPVIQQAGSAYMNNVTGSKQPVNDSTGLVVLASNESTQYYWWSDERLPGPAPSPSPTPSPTTSGGSTLTFPVTDDATIASGQPSTNFGADTRLVADQSPLTNFLLRFDPEAPGCTLVSATLQLTDGTSTYDDSPTGGNFYTAAANWSESTVTWNTAPASAQFTGSIGTVALGQTYTLDVTPYVTVNQPVAFRVAKADTEGVKYFSKEGSAQHEPRLLVTCAGSTASPTPTPTDSPTPTPTPTPTPTPTPTPTPTPTPTPTSQSLSFAVTDDATIVQGSGDTSYGSTSRLGADQSPMTDFLVRFNPQTSACTTVLSAQIQITDGTSTYDDSPTGGNFYVTSANWSESQVTWNNAPAAGSLVGSIGAVALGQTYTLDVTPYVTLNQPVAFRIAKADTEGVKYFSKEGSVQYEPRLLLTCS, from the coding sequence GTGGGTGCGGTAGCACACACCCGGTTCCGGCGAGCCGTGATCATCGTGGCGGTTGCCGCGCTGATTCCCGTGATGACCCACGTGGTCGGCAACGCGGCCACCGGCAACGTCGGCTACCAAGGCCCGTCGTACGCCGGCGTCGCCGCCACGCATCCGGAGGCAGCGACCTCGGACAAGCCCGAGAGCAAGCTCTGGTACGCCGGGAGCACGTGGTGGGCGGACATGTGGTCCACCGCCTCGTCGCAGTTCCACATCTGGCGTTACGACCGCGCCAACACGCAGTGGGTCGACACCGGCGTGGCGCTCGACCGCAGGAACACCTCGGACGCGGACACGCTCTGGGACGGCCAGCACCTGTTCGTCGCCTCCCACGTGCGGGCCGCCGACTCGGCGAGCAACGTCACGGGGCAGCCCGCCTACCTCTACCGATACTCGCTGAGCAACGGGTCGTGGACGCCCGACGCCGGTTACCCGGTCGCCATCAACAACGTGTCGTCCGAGTCGATGACCATCGACAAGGACTCGACCGGGCGCCTGTGGGCGACCTGGACCCAAGCGAGCAAGGTGATGCTGGCCGTGAGCTCCAGCCCGGTCGACGGCACCGGGACGGTGACCTGGTCCGCGCCGTTCACCCCGAAAGTCACCGGCGCCTCGAACCTCAAGCCGGACGACATCTCCGCGATCGTGGCCTTCGCCGGCAACAAGATGCTCGTGATGTGGAGCAACCAGAACGACGCGGCGATGTACTACGCCACCCGCAACGACAGCACGAAGTACCCGACGAGCTGGCAAGGCGGCACGGCGGTGAAGCGCCCGTACGTCGCCGATGACCACATCAACCTGAAGAGCCTGCAGTCCGACACCACGGGCCGGGTGTGGGCCGCGGTGAAGACCAGCCTGGGCGACCCGACGAACGCGAACGGTTCGGACCCGCTGCTCAACCTCATGCTGTTCAAGCCTGGCACCGGGTCGTGGACCTCGTACACGTTCAGCACCGTCGCCGACAACATGACCCGCCCCATCGTGATGCTCGACGAGCAGAACCAGATGGTGCACATGTTCGCCACCGGGCCCACCCCCGACAGCTACTACAACGGCGCGGGCACGATCTACGAGAAGACGACGAGCATGGCCAACCCGTCGTTCGCGCCGGGCTTCGGCACCCCGGTGATCCAGCAGGCCGGGTCGGCGTACATGAACAACGTGACCGGCAGCAAGCAGCCGGTCAACGACAGCACCGGCCTGGTCGTCCTGGCCAGCAACGAGAGCACGCAGTACTACTGGTGGTCGGACGAGAGGCTGCCGGGCCCGGCGCCCTCGCCGTCCCCGACGCCGAGTCCAACGACTTCCGGCGGGAGCACGCTGACGTTCCCGGTCACCGACGATGCGACCATCGCGTCGGGCCAGCCGTCCACCAACTTCGGGGCCGACACCCGCCTCGTGGCCGACCAGTCGCCACTGACCAACTTCCTGCTGCGGTTCGACCCCGAGGCGCCGGGCTGCACGCTCGTGAGCGCCACCCTGCAGCTCACCGACGGCACGTCCACCTACGACGACTCACCCACGGGCGGCAACTTCTACACGGCCGCGGCGAACTGGTCGGAGAGCACCGTCACCTGGAACACCGCACCGGCGAGCGCGCAGTTCACCGGCTCGATCGGGACGGTGGCCCTGGGGCAGACCTACACCCTCGACGTGACGCCCTACGTGACGGTCAACCAGCCGGTCGCCTTCCGCGTGGCCAAAGCGGACACCGAGGGAGTCAAGTACTTCTCCAAGGAAGGCTCGGCGCAGCACGAGCCGCGGCTGCTGGTGACCTGCGCCGGGTCGACGGCCTCGCCCACGCCGACCCCGACCGACTCCCCGACTCCCACGCCCACCCCGACGCCGACTCCCACGCCGACCCCGACGCCCACGCCCACGCCCACCCCGACCCCGACCAGCCAGTCGCTCTCCTTCGCGGTGACCGACGACGCCACGATCGTGCAGGGCAGTGGCGACACGAGCTACGGCAGCACGTCGCGGCTCGGCGCGGACCAGTCGCCGATGACCGACTTCCTCGTCCGCTTCAACCCGCAGACCAGTGCCTGCACCACGGTGCTCAGCGCCCAGATCCAGATCACCGACGGCACCTCGACCTACGACGACTCCCCCACGGGCGGCAACTTCTACGTCACCAGCGCGAACTGGTCGGAGTCACAGGTGACCTGGAACAACGCCCCGGCCGCGGGAAGCCTGGTCGGCTCGATCGGGGCGGTGGCACTGGGTCAGACCTACACCCTCGACGTGACTCCGTACGTGACGCTCAACCAGCCGGTCGCCTTCCGCATCGCCAAGGCGGACACCGAGGGAGTCAAGTACTTCTCCAAGGAAGGCTCGGTGCAGTACGAGCCGCGACTGCTCCTGACGTGCAGCTGA
- a CDS encoding glycosyltransferase family A protein yields the protein MAAAPVSVVIPAYQARRTIAAAVLSAQAQRPAPREVVVVDDGSHDGTGDVVAALPGVRLIRQDNRGPAAARNRGLAACSQEWIGFLDADDRWKPGKLARQLDLLRRCPELAVVACAGTGAALPRTHRGRRLEPGVRVAGHGELLFGCLFPTTSVLGRRALLTDLGGFDSTVDGAEDWDLWLRCARRTPIAVLEEPLVDYRDRAGSYSKNLPLVYAATLRVLARELSLAAVPAGERARVRARHDVHFALALLAAGNMPAARAIWRMSRETVPTLPLLRTVAGYGVPYAVGRGMGRLRARLASGVAATSS from the coding sequence GTGGCGGCAGCGCCGGTCAGCGTCGTGATCCCCGCCTACCAGGCGCGGCGCACGATCGCCGCCGCCGTCCTGTCGGCCCAGGCCCAGCGGCCCGCTCCCCGTGAGGTCGTCGTGGTCGACGACGGCTCGCACGACGGCACCGGCGACGTCGTTGCCGCCCTTCCCGGCGTGCGGCTCATCCGCCAGGACAACCGCGGGCCGGCCGCTGCACGCAACCGCGGCCTCGCCGCCTGCTCACAGGAGTGGATCGGGTTCCTCGACGCCGACGACCGCTGGAAACCGGGCAAGCTCGCGCGCCAGCTCGACCTGCTGCGCCGGTGTCCCGAGCTGGCGGTCGTGGCCTGCGCCGGCACCGGTGCGGCGTTGCCGCGGACTCACCGCGGCCGCCGGTTGGAACCCGGTGTGCGGGTCGCCGGGCACGGCGAGCTGCTGTTCGGCTGCCTGTTCCCCACGACGAGTGTGCTCGGCCGGCGTGCCCTGCTGACCGACCTCGGCGGTTTCGACTCGACGGTCGACGGCGCCGAGGACTGGGACCTGTGGTTGCGCTGCGCCCGCCGGACGCCGATCGCGGTGCTCGAGGAGCCCCTGGTGGACTACCGCGACCGGGCCGGGTCGTACAGCAAGAACCTGCCGCTGGTCTATGCCGCGACGTTGCGGGTGCTTGCCCGGGAGCTGTCGCTCGCCGCTGTCCCGGCCGGTGAGCGAGCCCGGGTGCGCGCCCGCCACGACGTCCACTTCGCCCTCGCGCTCCTGGCCGCCGGGAATATGCCTGCGGCGCGGGCGATCTGGCGGATGTCCCGCGAGACGGTGCCGACGTTGCCGTTGCTGCGGACCGTCGCCGGCTACGGCGTGCCGTACGCCGTGGGTCGGGGGATGGGGCGGCTGCGAGCCCGCCTCGCGTCGGGCGTGGCGGCGACCTCCTCGTAG
- a CDS encoding aminoglycoside phosphotransferase family protein has protein sequence MSEASPCPAQRPAADASPGGVHTGLDWRFLLGVARLGRVALVGPHDDAEVAALGELAETVDRYRSVTTLGDSVAAYDVVSARDVPAGAAALLLFEMRPGGWLHVQPTSSRAAVRWAAALRRLGEVPTSVWHAPSAAARSYLVPLDTGGGVRHVLTRYDGVRADQARASAARLALRLGARRVVLRDRSVVAHRADERAQDLVRGYLARQDGNRLPEWTAAAGLAPVYLTPKFPSSRHVIAMLVEAGSGRPRLVAKLPRHPGDRGPIEREARLLRHLPTTAPAPALIALDEHDGQPLLLQSVVTGRPLSPRQVRRDPGEAIALGLELLRRLPVTRTTSNDPGWWDRLLAEPLTGFADLQPDERPLVERTLRALAPLRGAVLPLVVEHGDLSHPNLLVRDGRLHAVDWELGEMSGLPGHDLTFFLQYVAEARDGTATPAQQCAVFDSAFLTRSGWARTALTRYLRNLSVDEELLPALVVASWARRATARVASVTSPDLPPRGRPLDPLVGVRELMLWRYAVRHLDC, from the coding sequence GTGAGCGAGGCGTCCCCGTGCCCCGCCCAACGGCCCGCGGCCGACGCGTCGCCCGGGGGTGTTCACACCGGCCTCGACTGGCGCTTCCTGCTCGGCGTCGCCCGGCTCGGCCGGGTGGCCCTCGTGGGCCCGCACGACGACGCCGAGGTCGCCGCACTGGGCGAACTCGCCGAAACGGTGGACCGCTACCGCAGCGTCACCACCCTGGGCGACAGCGTCGCGGCGTACGACGTAGTGTCCGCGCGGGACGTGCCGGCCGGCGCCGCTGCACTCCTCCTGTTCGAGATGCGACCCGGCGGCTGGCTACACGTACAGCCGACGTCGAGCCGCGCCGCCGTCAGGTGGGCGGCCGCGCTGCGCCGGCTCGGCGAAGTGCCGACGTCCGTCTGGCACGCGCCGTCAGCGGCAGCTCGCTCCTACCTCGTCCCGCTGGACACGGGGGGCGGCGTTCGCCATGTGCTGACCCGCTACGACGGCGTGCGGGCCGATCAGGCCCGGGCGAGCGCCGCCCGGCTGGCTCTCCGGCTCGGCGCACGCCGGGTCGTACTGCGGGACCGCAGCGTGGTCGCTCACCGGGCCGACGAGAGGGCGCAGGATCTGGTTCGCGGCTACCTCGCGCGGCAGGACGGCAACCGGCTGCCGGAGTGGACCGCCGCCGCGGGCCTCGCCCCCGTCTACCTCACCCCGAAGTTCCCGTCCTCCCGGCACGTGATCGCGATGCTCGTGGAGGCCGGCAGCGGCCGGCCACGGCTCGTCGCGAAGCTGCCGCGTCACCCAGGTGACCGAGGTCCCATCGAGCGCGAGGCCCGGCTGCTGCGCCACCTGCCGACGACTGCCCCTGCGCCCGCCCTGATCGCCCTGGACGAGCACGACGGACAGCCGCTGTTGCTGCAGTCGGTCGTGACCGGCCGACCGCTGAGCCCGCGGCAGGTGCGCCGAGACCCGGGCGAGGCCATCGCACTGGGCCTGGAGCTCCTCCGCCGGCTGCCGGTCACCCGAACGACCTCCAACGACCCCGGGTGGTGGGATCGGCTTCTGGCGGAGCCTCTTACCGGTTTCGCCGACCTGCAGCCCGACGAACGTCCGCTCGTCGAGCGCACCCTCCGCGCACTCGCACCACTGCGCGGCGCGGTGCTGCCTCTCGTGGTCGAGCACGGCGACCTCAGCCACCCGAACCTGCTCGTCCGTGACGGCCGGCTGCACGCCGTCGACTGGGAGCTCGGCGAGATGTCGGGCCTGCCCGGACACGACCTCACGTTCTTCCTGCAGTACGTCGCCGAGGCCCGCGACGGGACCGCGACGCCGGCGCAGCAGTGCGCTGTGTTCGACTCGGCGTTCCTCACCCGGTCGGGATGGGCGCGCACCGCGCTCACTCGCTACCTGCGCAACCTGTCCGTCGACGAGGAGCTGCTGCCTGCGCTGGTCGTCGCCTCCTGGGCACGTCGCGCCACGGCCCGCGTCGCGAGCGTCACGAGCCCCGATCTGCCACCTCGGGGCCGTCCCCTCGACCCCCTGGTCGGCGTTCGCGAGCTGATGCTGTGGCGCTACGCCGTCCGGCACCTCGACTGCTGA
- a CDS encoding malectin domain-containing carbohydrate-binding protein has product MSRNRVLLLITALVVMLGLAVSAVVATTSTAARAATRPTALLSPASGAMVGAYVDLNGDGSATQAEMSTRESQIGRTFAIDVHFYSWTNSFPGSSESTDVANGRVPLITWEPWNLTLDQIANGSQDSVIISHAQSIKAFGKPIFLRFMHEMNGNWYPWDGSHNSDSPAKYIAAWRHVHDVFAAQGVKNVAWVWCPNASDVPNQSWNHWTNYYPGDNYVDWVGIDGYNWGTNASWSSWQSFAKIMSPIYQNYAATKPIIIPEFASTENGGSKAQWITDAAAALQSTFPSIEAVCWFDKRSSNLWYLDSSSSSLSSFKTAANTSYLSARAGSTTTTSPSPSPTTTTTSPSPSPTSTTTSPSPSPTTTTTTTGGTPFSVRINAGSTGYTGPGGAVWSSDTDYSGGFTYSTTHGIAGAKDQQAFQSERAGMSGYAIPVPQAGVYRVTLDLAEIYWTAAGKRIFSVTAEGQPAVSNIDIYKLVGGFRALEISFDVNVTDGVLNLGFTASVDHPKVDGIQVTAL; this is encoded by the coding sequence ATGTCCCGAAACCGCGTCCTGCTGCTGATCACGGCGCTGGTGGTGATGTTGGGCCTCGCGGTGTCCGCGGTGGTCGCCACCACCTCGACCGCCGCTCGTGCAGCGACCCGGCCGACCGCGCTGCTGTCGCCGGCGTCAGGTGCCATGGTCGGTGCCTACGTCGACCTCAACGGCGACGGTTCCGCGACCCAGGCGGAGATGAGCACCCGCGAGTCCCAGATCGGTCGCACGTTCGCGATCGACGTCCACTTCTACAGCTGGACGAACAGCTTCCCGGGCTCCTCGGAGTCGACCGACGTGGCGAACGGCCGGGTCCCGCTGATCACGTGGGAGCCCTGGAACCTCACGCTCGACCAGATCGCCAACGGCTCGCAGGACTCGGTGATCATCAGTCACGCGCAGTCCATCAAGGCGTTCGGCAAGCCGATCTTCCTGCGCTTCATGCACGAGATGAACGGCAACTGGTACCCGTGGGACGGCAGCCACAACTCCGACAGCCCGGCGAAGTACATCGCGGCGTGGCGGCACGTGCACGACGTCTTCGCCGCGCAGGGAGTGAAGAACGTCGCGTGGGTGTGGTGCCCGAACGCGTCCGACGTGCCCAACCAGAGCTGGAACCACTGGACCAACTACTACCCCGGTGACAACTACGTCGACTGGGTCGGCATCGACGGCTACAACTGGGGCACCAACGCGTCCTGGTCGTCGTGGCAGAGCTTCGCCAAGATCATGTCGCCGATCTACCAGAACTACGCGGCGACCAAGCCGATCATCATCCCGGAGTTCGCCAGCACCGAGAACGGCGGCAGCAAGGCGCAGTGGATCACTGACGCCGCCGCTGCGCTGCAGTCGACGTTCCCGTCGATCGAGGCGGTCTGCTGGTTCGACAAGCGCAGCTCCAACCTGTGGTACCTCGACTCGTCGAGCTCCTCGCTGAGCTCGTTCAAGACTGCGGCCAACACGTCGTACCTGTCGGCGCGGGCCGGGTCCACGACGACGACCTCCCCGTCCCCGTCACCCACGACGACGACGACCTCGCCGTCCCCGTCCCCGACGAGCACGACCACCTCGCCGTCCCCGTCACCCACGACGACCACGACGACGACAGGCGGCACGCCGTTCTCGGTACGGATCAACGCCGGTTCGACCGGTTACACCGGGCCGGGTGGTGCCGTCTGGTCGTCGGACACCGACTACTCCGGCGGGTTCACCTACTCGACGACGCACGGCATCGCCGGTGCCAAGGATCAGCAGGCGTTCCAGTCCGAGCGGGCCGGCATGTCCGGCTACGCGATCCCGGTGCCGCAGGCGGGGGTCTACCGGGTGACGCTCGACCTCGCCGAGATCTACTGGACGGCGGCCGGTAAGCGGATCTTCAGCGTCACCGCCGAAGGCCAGCCCGCTGTCAGCAACATCGACATCTACAAGCTGGTCGGCGGCTTCCGGGCACTCGAGATCAGCTTCGATGTCAACGTGACCGACGGGGTCCTGAACCTTGGTTTCACCGCCAGCGTCGATCACCCGAAGGTCGACGGGATCCAGGTCACCGCACTCTGA